A single region of the Thermococcus zilligii AN1 genome encodes:
- a CDS encoding lipoate protein ligase C-terminal domain-containing protein: MGEHKARKGLIRIEFDEENGVAKHVRITGDFFIHPEEAVHELEEKLEGHRLDELERLIEEFFAVRMDVEMPYVNVEDFKIALKKALEG; the protein is encoded by the coding sequence ATGGGCGAGCACAAGGCCAGGAAGGGGCTCATAAGGATCGAGTTCGACGAGGAGAACGGAGTAGCCAAGCACGTCAGGATAACGGGGGACTTCTTTATCCATCCAGAAGAGGCAGTCCACGAGCTGGAGGAAAAGCTCGAGGGGCACAGGCTGGACGAGCTGGAGCGCCTGATAGAGGAGTTCTTCGCCGTGAGGATGGACGTTGAGATGCCCTACGTCAACGTTGAGGACTTCAAGATAGCCCTGAAGAAAGCTTTAGAAGGGTGA
- a CDS encoding stage II sporulation protein M yields MRKLPFTSPRARDRAKEYFVLLTLGFTIAVVFGAITALTAPQRSLGIFESIGRSIAGKIDTQDRFHTFLLIYFNNLGVATSAYALGVLFGIVPWLIVMVNGFILGLVVALVISQGLLSPVQALLAIIPHGIFEIPAILLSATAGILLYRGTLKKEGLDLVYSSLRLYALSAGLLLLAAFIEAFVTPRVAGL; encoded by the coding sequence GTGAGGAAATTGCCTTTCACCTCCCCCCGGGCCAGGGATAGAGCAAAGGAGTATTTTGTTTTACTCACGCTCGGGTTTACTATAGCAGTTGTCTTTGGTGCGATAACCGCCCTGACCGCACCCCAGAGGTCACTGGGGATTTTTGAGAGCATCGGAAGATCCATAGCCGGAAAAATCGACACCCAGGACAGGTTTCACACGTTTCTCTTGATATACTTCAACAACCTCGGCGTCGCGACCTCCGCCTATGCCCTCGGGGTACTCTTCGGCATCGTCCCCTGGCTTATAGTTATGGTCAACGGCTTCATCCTCGGGCTCGTGGTAGCTCTGGTAATTTCCCAGGGACTCCTGAGCCCCGTCCAGGCCCTCCTCGCCATAATCCCCCACGGGATATTTGAGATACCCGCCATACTTCTCTCGGCAACCGCCGGAATACTCCTTTACAGGGGAACCCTCAAGAAAGAGGGCTTAGACCTGGTTTACTCGTCCCTCAGGCTCTACGCCCTCTCCGCTGGCCTCCTGCTCCTGGCGGCCTTCATAGAGGCCTTTGTAACCCCGCGTGTTGCCGGGCTTTGA
- a CDS encoding radical SAM protein produces MIEVSLPNVKFEEKEESVRLIWRETLYADFDRKELQRILMRKYRVKPELIVRDGRLFVDTDYPGIEKYLAIYIQNNLGALLRSRYTNRKVLYIHEGMDVPLLGYNAFGLIDRGTNLIQVRGISGCNLSCVFCSVDEGPYSRTRKLDYVVDIDYLMKWFDDIARMNGKGLEAHLDGQGEPLLYPFRVELVQALRGHPNVSVISMQSNGTLLTDKLVEELAEAGLDRVNLSIHSLDPEKAKMLMGRKDYDLEHVLDIAEALVNAGIDVLLAPVIIFGVNDDEAEAFIEFARKIGAGKRWPALGFQNYVPYKFGRNPVIAKVVPFNEFYAWLRALEEKTGMRPLILKPSHFGMEKREFIPLAFKPGEVVRAEVVLPGRMEGEMLAKARNRLIEVINTSAEVGDRINVRIVRTRHGIYTGTEV; encoded by the coding sequence ATGATAGAAGTCTCTCTCCCCAACGTAAAGTTTGAGGAAAAGGAGGAAAGCGTGAGACTCATCTGGAGGGAGACGCTTTACGCTGACTTCGACAGGAAAGAGCTTCAAAGGATTTTGATGAGAAAGTACCGGGTTAAACCCGAGCTAATCGTTAGGGACGGGAGGCTCTTCGTTGATACCGACTATCCCGGTATCGAGAAGTACCTGGCCATCTATATCCAGAACAACCTCGGCGCGCTTTTGAGGAGCCGCTACACCAACAGAAAAGTCCTCTACATCCACGAGGGCATGGACGTTCCTCTTCTCGGCTACAACGCCTTTGGGCTGATTGATCGGGGAACCAACCTCATCCAGGTGAGGGGTATTAGCGGTTGTAATCTCAGCTGCGTCTTCTGCTCCGTCGATGAGGGCCCCTACTCAAGAACCAGGAAGCTTGACTACGTAGTGGACATCGACTATCTGATGAAGTGGTTTGATGATATCGCGAGAATGAATGGGAAGGGCCTTGAGGCCCATCTCGACGGCCAGGGCGAGCCCCTCCTCTACCCCTTCCGCGTCGAGCTCGTTCAGGCCCTCCGCGGGCATCCGAACGTTTCGGTAATCTCAATGCAGAGCAACGGGACTCTCTTGACGGATAAGCTGGTTGAGGAGCTGGCGGAGGCCGGCCTCGACAGGGTGAACCTTTCCATACACTCCCTCGACCCGGAGAAGGCTAAGATGCTCATGGGGAGGAAGGACTACGACCTTGAGCACGTTCTCGACATAGCCGAGGCCCTGGTAAACGCGGGAATAGACGTCCTCCTCGCGCCGGTCATAATCTTCGGGGTAAACGACGACGAGGCCGAGGCCTTCATAGAGTTTGCCCGAAAGATAGGCGCCGGAAAGCGCTGGCCCGCCCTCGGCTTCCAGAACTACGTCCCCTACAAGTTCGGCAGGAACCCGGTAATAGCCAAGGTTGTCCCCTTCAATGAGTTCTACGCCTGGCTGAGGGCCCTTGAGGAGAAAACCGGCATGAGGCCGCTGATCCTTAAGCCGAGCCACTTCGGCATGGAGAAGAGGGAATTCATACCCCTCGCCTTCAAACCGGGTGAGGTTGTCAGGGCCGAGGTCGTTCTGCCCGGGAGGATGGAGGGGGAGATGCTCGCAAAGGCCCGGAACAGGCTTATAGAGGTTATAAACACCAGCGCGGAGGTTGGGGACAGGATAAATGTGAGAATCGTAAGGACGAGGCACGGGATTTACACGGGTACGGAGGTTTAG
- a CDS encoding ACT domain-containing protein — MWGKIEHYFDEYPVRKVIAKTLLKYGLRVSDDMKIKAGEIEVPYTKIAKALNVDRRVVKETVGMILAVPELKEIYANLEPTVHMKHVGRHVGYGVIEIEPEPRTVGILAKISQKIADRGINIVQVVAEDPELYPEATLTIITERPIPGDLINELSKLEGVKRISIY; from the coding sequence ATGTGGGGAAAGATCGAGCACTACTTTGACGAATACCCGGTGAGGAAGGTAATAGCGAAGACACTCCTCAAGTATGGTCTCAGGGTCTCGGACGACATGAAGATAAAGGCAGGGGAAATAGAGGTTCCCTACACCAAGATCGCCAAGGCCCTCAACGTCGACAGGCGCGTTGTGAAGGAGACCGTTGGCATGATACTCGCGGTACCCGAGCTGAAGGAGATCTACGCCAACCTCGAGCCAACAGTCCACATGAAGCACGTGGGAAGGCACGTTGGGTACGGCGTCATTGAGATAGAGCCAGAGCCGAGGACGGTTGGGATACTGGCGAAGATATCCCAGAAGATAGCGGACAGGGGAATAAACATCGTCCAGGTCGTCGCGGAGGACCCCGAGCTCTACCCCGAGGCTACCCTGACGATAATCACGGAGAGGCCAATCCCGGGTGACCTCATCAACGAGCTTTCAAAGCTCGAGGGCGTTAAGAGGATTTCGATATACTGA
- a CDS encoding Na+/H+ antiporter subunit E, translating to MEEASKVSRYLYTLIVLFLIWLALTASLDPQELTFGFILSAIVAAITYPIFTTRGLANLHPKRIAYAIVYVPYFLWAMIMANLDVAYRVLHPKRPIRPGIVHCKTVLKTNPGKLALANSITLTPGTITLDVDCDNYFIHWIWVPDEALTEKEEEHVKAASEKITAPFEKFLKVIFE from the coding sequence ATGGAGGAAGCAAGCAAAGTTAGCAGGTACCTCTACACACTTATAGTCCTGTTTTTGATATGGCTGGCCCTAACGGCAAGCTTAGATCCCCAGGAGCTGACCTTTGGCTTCATTCTATCGGCGATAGTGGCGGCTATAACCTACCCAATCTTCACCACGAGGGGGCTGGCGAACCTCCATCCAAAGAGGATTGCCTACGCGATAGTTTACGTGCCCTACTTCCTGTGGGCCATGATAATGGCCAACCTCGACGTGGCCTACAGGGTTCTCCACCCCAAGAGGCCGATAAGGCCTGGCATCGTCCACTGCAAGACCGTTCTCAAGACCAACCCCGGAAAGCTCGCCCTCGCGAACTCGATAACCCTCACCCCGGGAACCATAACCCTCGACGTTGATTGTGATAACTACTTCATCCACTGGATATGGGTCCCCGACGAGGCCCTAACCGAGAAGGAAGAGGAGCACGTTAAAGCCGCTTCAGAGAAGATAACGGCTCCCTTTGAAAAATTCCTGAAGGTGATCTTCGAATGA
- a CDS encoding monovalent cation/H+ antiporter complex subunit F, whose product MIGINVYLALIAMATLLSMYRFMAGPTTVDRLVAVDIMTTITAGLMVLLALYYQRMILLDVALVYAILAFGGVIAFARYMEGGL is encoded by the coding sequence ATGATAGGGATAAACGTTTATCTCGCCCTGATAGCGATGGCGACCCTTCTCAGCATGTACAGGTTCATGGCCGGGCCGACGACGGTAGACAGACTCGTCGCCGTTGACATCATGACCACCATAACCGCTGGGCTCATGGTGCTCCTTGCGCTCTACTACCAGCGCATGATACTCCTTGACGTGGCCCTCGTCTACGCGATACTCGCCTTCGGTGGAGTGATAGCCTTTGCGCGCTACATGGAGGGAGGCCTATGA
- the mnhG gene encoding monovalent cation/H(+) antiporter subunit G, whose protein sequence is MNALTALGEALVLIGTFFYFLSALGLIRMPDVYNRMQTSTKSATLGSLGVIVGVGIWALGEDFGSVAWLTKTIVIAVFLLLTNPISAHALIRAAYRSGIPLWEGSVMDKYREHIEAKAKGEEGETPKEGGGE, encoded by the coding sequence ATGAACGCGCTCACCGCCCTGGGTGAAGCCCTTGTGCTCATAGGAACGTTCTTCTACTTCCTCTCAGCCCTGGGTCTCATAAGGATGCCCGACGTGTACAACAGGATGCAGACGTCAACGAAAAGCGCAACACTCGGTTCGCTCGGCGTTATAGTTGGTGTCGGGATCTGGGCACTCGGGGAGGACTTCGGAAGCGTTGCCTGGCTCACGAAAACCATCGTCATTGCAGTTTTCCTCCTGCTGACAAACCCGATTAGCGCCCATGCGCTGATAAGGGCGGCCTACAGGAGCGGCATCCCCCTCTGGGAGGGCAGCGTGATGGACAAGTACCGCGAGCACATTGAAGCCAAGGCCAAAGGTGAAGAGGGTGAAACGCCGAAGGAAGGTGGTGGGGAATGA
- a CDS encoding DUF4040 domain-containing protein, whose translation MNCFACVEYIIVALMLLSAILAVEWRDLLAAVVGMAAVSLFASLLFFMLQAPDVAMTEAAIGAALSGAVFIFAIKRTRRFETEEEEKPGWWVRW comes from the coding sequence ATGAACTGCTTTGCCTGCGTGGAGTACATAATAGTGGCGCTCATGCTCCTCTCAGCCATTCTGGCCGTTGAGTGGAGGGACCTCCTCGCGGCAGTGGTCGGCATGGCGGCAGTTAGCCTCTTCGCCTCGCTGCTGTTCTTCATGCTACAGGCGCCCGACGTTGCGATGACTGAAGCGGCCATAGGGGCCGCGCTCAGTGGCGCTGTCTTCATATTCGCCATAAAGAGAACGAGGCGCTTTGAAACCGAGGAAGAGGAGAAGCCCGGCTGGTGGGTGAGGTGGTGA
- a CDS encoding Na(+)/H(+) antiporter subunit B: MLKRALAIISLLIIGYWLAQGLAGVPFGQDKMLVGQYYLNHVREQTGAVNAVTAVVVNYRGFDTLGEVTVLFIASTGVGALLWRKKRERTAKTEGSVVLKTGAELLFPFIVLFGAYIFIHGHLTPGGGFPGGATIATAFLLLYMAFVGYEIPHRAFEKVEGVAGMGYVLVGLIGLAIGGYFLFDWIWLTWKWGAENIGRLFSAGFIPVIYTLIGIKVGTELSGIIDNMLKEEVGE; encoded by the coding sequence ATGCTCAAGCGCGCACTCGCGATAATCTCCCTCCTGATAATCGGCTACTGGCTCGCCCAGGGGCTGGCCGGAGTGCCCTTTGGCCAGGACAAAATGCTCGTCGGCCAGTACTATCTCAACCACGTCAGGGAGCAGACCGGCGCTGTTAACGCCGTCACTGCAGTAGTTGTCAACTACCGTGGGTTCGATACCCTCGGAGAGGTCACCGTTTTGTTCATAGCCTCAACGGGCGTTGGGGCACTCCTCTGGAGGAAGAAAAGGGAAAGAACGGCAAAAACCGAGGGCTCGGTGGTCCTCAAAACTGGGGCCGAACTGCTCTTCCCCTTCATAGTGCTCTTCGGCGCCTACATATTCATCCACGGGCACCTGACGCCTGGAGGGGGCTTCCCGGGAGGGGCGACCATAGCGACGGCGTTCCTGCTGCTCTACATGGCCTTCGTGGGCTATGAAATCCCCCACAGGGCCTTTGAGAAGGTTGAAGGAGTGGCTGGAATGGGCTACGTCCTCGTTGGCCTCATAGGCCTTGCCATAGGCGGCTACTTCCTCTTCGACTGGATATGGTTGACCTGGAAATGGGGCGCAGAGAACATAGGAAGGCTCTTCAGCGCCGGCTTCATACCGGTGATCTACACCCTCATCGGTATCAAGGTCGGCACCGAGCTCAGCGGGATCATCGACAACATGCTCAAGGAGGAGGTGGGAGAGTGA
- a CDS encoding NADH-quinone oxidoreductase subunit K — MISVYYFGAISLILIGLYAVLVKKNLLKILVGLSIMETGVNLLLISIGYVSGRSAPILSEGIGPNQAVDPIPQALVLTAIVIGVATTAMALSAAIILYEKYGTLNVDEIRRLRG, encoded by the coding sequence GTGATCAGCGTTTACTACTTCGGGGCAATAAGCCTTATCCTCATAGGCCTCTACGCTGTCCTGGTGAAGAAAAACCTGCTCAAGATCCTCGTGGGCCTCAGCATAATGGAGACGGGCGTCAACCTTCTCCTCATCAGCATAGGCTACGTCTCCGGGAGGAGCGCGCCGATCCTGAGCGAGGGGATAGGCCCCAACCAGGCCGTTGACCCGATACCGCAGGCCCTTGTTCTCACGGCGATAGTCATAGGCGTCGCAACTACCGCCATGGCCCTCAGCGCCGCGATCATCCTGTACGAGAAGTACGGCACACTCAACGTTGATGAGATAAGGAGGTTGAGAGGATGA
- a CDS encoding proton-conducting transporter transmembrane domain-containing protein — translation MNGQYASLLIALPLISAFFVPLIKGLGDRAVKYYLILVTAVQVGIAGWVFREVYSTGKPIIVMAGGWNPPVGINLYIGHFAALFVVIVALASFFMAIFSAKAIETEPTDKYAMLFLLLMLGATGMIATGDIFNLFVFMEITAISAYALTAYNKTGEAAEASLKYMILGGIGSSFFLVGVALLYGATGTLNMAQLAQLAGGINATVAQVSLALIIFGLVVEAELFPLNAWAPDAYQAAPHPITVMFSAFVVKAGLYAMARILYILSAASGWADITKLLVILGTLTVIVGELSALRQRDVKRMIAYSSIAQVGLIAVALALGTADGVSAGVFHMVNHAIVKALLFLAVGYVGITLGGTAMENFEGLGKRMPLTAFSMTVGAVAVMGIPLFNVFWSKVRIILAAMGANYTWVVALVLAASVVEAVYYIRLIHTMWFTGEGERIHENIAIGTIALFLALLIIFIGLYPDYFWTLSQKAGQDIFNVVQYVKNVPLMGVGS, via the coding sequence ATGAACGGGCAGTACGCTTCACTCCTCATAGCTTTACCGCTTATCAGTGCCTTTTTCGTCCCGCTTATCAAGGGGCTCGGGGACAGGGCCGTGAAGTACTACCTGATCCTCGTAACCGCGGTCCAGGTGGGAATAGCTGGGTGGGTGTTCAGGGAAGTTTACTCCACCGGAAAGCCAATAATAGTGATGGCAGGTGGCTGGAACCCGCCCGTTGGAATCAACCTCTACATAGGCCACTTCGCGGCCCTGTTCGTGGTAATAGTGGCCCTGGCCAGCTTCTTCATGGCAATATTCAGTGCGAAGGCCATCGAAACCGAACCAACGGACAAGTACGCCATGCTCTTCCTGCTCCTCATGCTCGGAGCAACGGGCATGATAGCGACGGGGGACATCTTCAACCTCTTCGTCTTCATGGAGATAACGGCAATAAGCGCCTACGCGCTCACAGCCTACAACAAGACCGGTGAAGCGGCCGAAGCCTCGCTCAAGTACATGATCCTCGGTGGCATAGGTTCAAGCTTCTTCCTCGTCGGCGTGGCACTCCTCTACGGTGCCACTGGAACCCTCAACATGGCCCAGCTGGCCCAGCTTGCGGGAGGAATAAACGCCACCGTGGCCCAGGTCAGCCTCGCGCTCATAATCTTCGGCTTGGTCGTCGAGGCCGAGCTCTTCCCGCTCAACGCGTGGGCGCCCGACGCTTACCAGGCCGCCCCACACCCGATAACGGTCATGTTCTCGGCCTTCGTCGTCAAGGCAGGCCTCTACGCCATGGCGAGGATCCTCTATATCCTCAGCGCGGCCTCGGGGTGGGCGGACATCACGAAGCTCCTCGTTATACTGGGCACCCTCACGGTCATCGTGGGCGAGCTCTCGGCGCTGAGGCAGAGGGACGTCAAGAGGATGATAGCCTACTCGAGCATCGCCCAGGTCGGCCTCATAGCGGTGGCCCTCGCCCTCGGGACGGCAGACGGCGTCAGCGCAGGCGTCTTCCACATGGTCAACCACGCCATAGTTAAGGCCCTCCTCTTCCTCGCGGTCGGCTACGTCGGGATAACCCTCGGCGGAACCGCGATGGAGAACTTCGAGGGCCTCGGAAAGAGGATGCCGCTCACGGCCTTCAGCATGACCGTCGGTGCAGTGGCCGTCATGGGCATACCGCTCTTCAACGTGTTCTGGAGCAAGGTCAGGATAATCTTAGCGGCGATGGGTGCTAATTACACCTGGGTGGTCGCCCTCGTTCTCGCGGCAAGCGTTGTCGAGGCGGTCTATTACATAAGGCTCATCCACACCATGTGGTTCACCGGCGAAGGGGAGAGGATCCACGAGAACATTGCCATAGGAACTATAGCCCTCTTCCTCGCCCTGCTGATAATCTTCATCGGCCTCTACCCGGACTACTTCTGGACCCTGTCCCAGAAGGCCGGCCAGGACATCTTCAACGTGGTTCAGTACGTTAAGAACGTTCCACTCATGGGGGTGGGATCATGA
- a CDS encoding proton-conducting transporter transmembrane domain-containing protein, producing MINELALIVFTPLLAGVLAWLLNVRGLREAIGVIGAAVPLAYAAMLHEKAAQGLSFALNLGVFNMTFALSQLSWFFLGIAALVGFSAVLGLVSTARGSYEWLFALMSLTGAFGVFLANDLMTFFIFWEIMTFASFMMVLRYNRQASLKYFVLSIVGAYAMLIAIAFIYVKVGSFDFSAVRSAFIGDAYARMFGSATFSSGELMALFGLFLVAFGVKAGLFPLHVWAPDAYSETNQSYTAMFSGVLSKTGIYGFIMMYILMGTRLMVEFGMFRSAPKFGYIIAFLGGLTIIVGGLLAALQEDIRKLFAYSSISQVGYILVGIGVGTALSMQAALFHALSHALFKGLFFLIVATIVYRTGKTTFADMGGLAEKMPFTFAMAFVAILSLAGIPPLVGFASKWVLFEAVISQNLPILGGMVFFGSAIGFVYLIRFTYAVWFGQRPTDLDDTKDAPLPLAVAMAILALFNVVLGIAPGLVARELNRIFGRDIIGGNLFVLDLGFGKYNALAILTYLIMGIAIAGLIYLLGARARKVPVTDTYQSGNPVTMEYNLTIRRNFFLPLKEALSGWLRISFDRTYRDIGAWVEDFGEVMRNYIYNGNVQSYAWYLLLILLILAIWGV from the coding sequence ATGATCAACGAGCTGGCCCTTATCGTTTTCACTCCTCTCCTTGCTGGAGTGCTCGCGTGGCTTCTCAACGTTAGGGGGCTCAGGGAGGCCATAGGGGTCATCGGCGCGGCTGTGCCGCTGGCTTATGCTGCAATGCTCCACGAAAAAGCCGCCCAGGGGCTCTCCTTTGCCCTCAACCTCGGCGTCTTCAACATGACCTTTGCCCTGAGCCAGCTTAGCTGGTTCTTCCTCGGTATAGCCGCCCTTGTCGGCTTCAGCGCGGTCCTCGGACTCGTCTCAACGGCAAGGGGCAGCTACGAGTGGCTCTTTGCCCTGATGAGCCTCACAGGAGCGTTCGGGGTCTTCTTGGCAAACGACCTGATGACGTTCTTCATATTCTGGGAAATAATGACCTTCGCCAGCTTCATGATGGTGCTCCGCTACAACAGGCAAGCATCGCTCAAGTACTTCGTGCTCAGTATTGTCGGTGCCTACGCCATGCTCATAGCCATAGCCTTCATCTACGTCAAGGTCGGGAGCTTTGACTTCAGCGCGGTCAGGAGCGCCTTTATAGGGGACGCCTACGCGAGGATGTTTGGAAGCGCCACCTTCAGCTCGGGGGAGCTAATGGCACTCTTCGGCCTATTCCTCGTTGCATTTGGCGTTAAGGCGGGGCTCTTCCCGCTCCACGTGTGGGCACCCGACGCCTACAGTGAGACCAACCAGAGCTACACAGCGATGTTCAGCGGCGTGCTGAGCAAGACCGGTATCTATGGCTTTATAATGATGTACATCCTCATGGGCACGAGGTTGATGGTGGAGTTCGGGATGTTCAGGAGCGCCCCGAAGTTCGGCTACATAATAGCCTTCCTCGGAGGTCTCACCATAATAGTCGGCGGCCTCTTAGCGGCCCTCCAGGAGGACATAAGGAAGCTCTTCGCCTATTCAAGCATAAGCCAGGTTGGCTACATCCTCGTGGGCATCGGTGTGGGCACGGCTTTGAGCATGCAGGCTGCCCTGTTCCACGCCCTCAGCCACGCCCTGTTCAAGGGCCTGTTCTTCCTCATAGTGGCCACCATCGTTTACCGCACGGGCAAAACGACCTTTGCCGACATGGGGGGCCTGGCGGAGAAGATGCCCTTCACGTTTGCCATGGCGTTTGTAGCCATCCTCAGCCTCGCGGGGATACCGCCGCTGGTGGGCTTTGCCAGCAAGTGGGTACTATTTGAAGCAGTTATAAGCCAGAATCTCCCAATACTCGGCGGCATGGTGTTCTTTGGAAGCGCCATAGGTTTCGTCTACCTCATAAGGTTCACCTACGCCGTGTGGTTCGGACAGAGGCCGACTGACCTCGACGATACAAAGGACGCACCGCTCCCGCTGGCTGTGGCGATGGCCATACTGGCCCTCTTCAACGTCGTGTTAGGCATAGCCCCGGGCCTCGTCGCGAGGGAGCTCAACAGGATATTCGGCAGAGATATCATAGGAGGCAACCTCTTCGTCCTCGACCTGGGCTTCGGAAAGTACAACGCGCTGGCAATACTCACATACCTCATAATGGGCATTGCCATAGCCGGGCTGATTTACTTGCTCGGTGCAAGGGCCAGGAAGGTTCCGGTCACGGACACCTACCAGTCGGGTAACCCCGTCACGATGGAGTACAACCTCACCATAAGGAGGAACTTCTTCCTCCCGCTTAAGGAGGCCCTCTCGGGCTGGCTCAGGATAAGCTTTGATAGGACGTACCGCGACATCGGGGCGTGGGTTGAGGACTTCGGGGAGGTCATGCGCAACTACATCTACAACGGAAACGTCCAGAGCTACGCCTGGTACCTGCTCCTAATACTCCTGATCCTTGCAATCTGGGGGGTGTGA
- a CDS encoding respiratory chain complex I subunit 1 family protein has translation MIETALKVLFILLYATFVGFMFMGIIRIVTARIHRRVGPPIYQPILDTIKLLSKESNITHGFIYDFGILYAVGATILAVMFIPLGSIGVLRAYGDLILITFLLEIPMLGIMFAAMSSGNPWAGIGAQRALLTLLAIQVPLGFAVIALAEYYGTFSTYEIVMAQQISGWSIAHFPLLLAAIAYDLVLQAMFGKEPFDIMIAPGEISLGPMVEFGGKHMGLLNIQHAIALFAETLFFSNIFLGGGVVTAFSSPVLNTIAGLLVLLVKQIAVLLVATFMAAIFPRFTIDQAAKFYWKWPTIIAALGAILASL, from the coding sequence ATGATTGAGACGGCACTTAAGGTCCTCTTTATCCTCCTTTACGCGACGTTTGTGGGCTTCATGTTCATGGGGATAATCAGGATAGTGACGGCCAGGATACACAGGAGGGTTGGGCCGCCAATCTACCAGCCCATCCTCGATACCATCAAGCTGCTCTCGAAGGAGAGCAACATAACCCACGGCTTCATCTACGACTTTGGAATCCTCTACGCGGTCGGGGCGACGATACTCGCGGTGATGTTCATACCCCTGGGAAGCATCGGTGTGCTCAGGGCCTACGGTGACCTGATCCTCATCACCTTCCTCCTCGAGATACCGATGCTCGGCATAATGTTTGCGGCAATGAGCTCGGGGAACCCGTGGGCTGGCATAGGCGCCCAGAGGGCCCTGCTTACCCTGCTCGCCATACAGGTTCCTCTCGGCTTTGCGGTAATTGCCTTGGCTGAATACTACGGCACCTTCAGCACCTACGAAATAGTCATGGCCCAGCAGATAAGCGGGTGGAGCATTGCGCACTTCCCGCTCCTGCTCGCGGCGATAGCCTATGACCTCGTCCTGCAGGCGATGTTTGGAAAGGAGCCCTTCGACATCATGATCGCTCCGGGCGAGATATCCCTCGGGCCGATGGTCGAGTTCGGCGGCAAGCACATGGGGCTCCTGAACATCCAGCACGCCATAGCGCTCTTCGCGGAGACGCTGTTCTTCAGCAACATCTTCCTCGGCGGCGGCGTGGTCACGGCCTTCTCAAGCCCGGTGCTCAACACAATAGCGGGCCTCCTGGTGCTCCTCGTCAAGCAGATAGCCGTGCTCCTCGTGGCTACGTTCATGGCGGCGATATTCCCGAGGTTCACGATAGACCAGGCGGCGAAGTTCTACTGGAAGTGGCCGACCATAATAGCGGCGCTTGGAGCGATCTTGGCAAGTCTGTGA
- a CDS encoding NuoB/complex I 20 kDa subunit family protein: protein MVDWRLFDPLIEYARKRSMWIVAFCTGCGGIEMPPLATARYDFERFGIMPNPAPRMADLFLITGYVTPKTLKRIIITYEMQPDPKYVLAHGSCPLNGGIYWDAYNAIKHLDKYIPVDVAIAGCMPRPEAVMDGIQKMMELIETGKADGWKRYRENYEYYRKNQDELFGEGWRERTARMWIPWLMKGNNRGEE from the coding sequence ATGGTCGACTGGAGGCTCTTTGATCCCCTTATTGAGTACGCGAGAAAAAGGAGCATGTGGATTGTAGCGTTTTGTACAGGTTGCGGCGGCATAGAGATGCCGCCCCTCGCCACCGCCAGGTACGACTTCGAGCGCTTTGGCATAATGCCCAATCCGGCGCCCAGAATGGCCGACCTGTTCCTCATCACTGGCTACGTCACGCCGAAGACGCTCAAGAGGATTATCATAACCTACGAGATGCAGCCTGACCCTAAGTACGTTTTAGCCCACGGCTCGTGCCCGCTCAACGGTGGCATCTACTGGGACGCTTACAACGCAATAAAGCACCTCGACAAGTACATCCCCGTGGATGTGGCCATAGCCGGCTGCATGCCGAGGCCTGAGGCCGTGATGGACGGGATTCAGAAGATGATGGAGCTCATAGAGACTGGCAAGGCCGACGGCTGGAAGAGGTACAGGGAGAACTATGAGTACTACAGGAAGAACCAGGACGAGCTCTTCGGGGAGGGCTGGCGCGAAAGAACAGCGAGGATGTGGATACCATGGCTGATGAAGGGCAACAACAGGGGGGAGGAATGA